In Pseudochaenichthys georgianus chromosome 6, fPseGeo1.2, whole genome shotgun sequence, a single window of DNA contains:
- the LOC117447688 gene encoding protein tyrosine phosphatase domain-containing protein 1 yields the protein MPTLIPVPQPSLSQARENLVNAFPPRLLCLLACGGIGCRYEGPECWKLNQQVIRGIFSSWVTDDIIAMARPSSHLIKKYKIIEQFQRLNIRSIINMQLPGEHAHCGPPIEPDSGFTYSPQTFMDNDIYFYNFGMQDFNASSLVGLIDGVKVLAFALREGRVAVHCHAGLGRSGVLIACYLIYTLRISPSEAVHYVRIKRPHSIQTRAQLNQVFDFARLLGSQLVQYPDPRLRHGDPFSLQLHLNRQAILLHGQEARTLKQTPKVVYLLCVYLSCLALGLPAPPEIQAELDKRSALRSLSRTVRESLVSKQCLPLLRECHQGPRVSLASVSFWDEPLGFLTRKREVLQDKRSYSDSDLSKIAVNQDLELSPYCNSEAGNERQVCVKDLTQPDLRPASPILASIKQGLQPTKMESQALNMPALRSKCSARKALPKYSSNIELSRNLHNPGPASVVVAKALADHCPPEENILQRSALLQEELNSSDCGWALLLTESDPQVLSCLLWTWLERLKEPVLSAEDVDRLCCGANKRKPLSVLKKPQRDTISCLLSCVSTVTSLCPHREDAVLQRLVQALTRCPHEETSSLATLMKVLKASLRETSHSYL from the exons ATGCCGACCTTGATACCAGTACCACAGCCCTCCTTATCCCAGGCCAGGGAGAATCTGGTGAATGCTTTCCCCCCCAGGCTCCTCTGTCTGCTGGCCTGCGGAGGAATAGGTTGCCGCTATGAAGGACCAGAGTGTTGGAAATTAAATCAACAGGTCATTCGAGGCATCTTCTCCTCCTG GGTGACAGATGACATCATAGCCATGGCACGGCCATCTAGTCATCTAATTAAGAAGTACAAAATCATAGAACAATTTCAAAG GTTAAACATCAGATCAATCATCAACATGCAGCTCCCTGGAGAACACGCTCACTGTGGACCTCCCATAGAGCCTGACAGCGGATTCACGTACTCCCCACAGACCTTCATGGACAATGACA TTTACTTTTACAACTTTGGGATGCAAGACTTCAATGCGTCCTCCCTTGTTGGTTTAATTGACGGGGTGAAGGTTCTGGCCTTTGCACTGAGGGAAGGAAGAGTGGCCGTGCACTGCCATGCAGGCCTGGGCAGATCAG GCGTCCTGATAGCCTGCTACTTGATTTACACCCTGCGCATCAGCCCAAGTGAGGCCGTTCATTATGTGCGGATCAAACGGCCACACTCCATCCAAACTCGGGCCCAGCTGAACCAGGTGTTTGACTTTGCTCGCCTGCTTGGCTCACAGCTGGTTCAATACCCAGACCCTCGCCTGCGGCACGGAGACCCTTTCAGCCTGCAGCTGCACCTGAACAGACAGGCCATACTGCTGCATGGCCAGGAGGCACGCACCCTCAAACAAACACCAAAG GTGGTGtacctgctgtgtgtgtatctctCCTGCTTAGCCCTGGGTCTCCCTGCCCCTCCAGAGATCCAGGCTGAGCTGGACAAGAGATCAGCACTGAGGAGCCTGAGCAGGACCGTGAGGGAGAGCCTGGTGTCGAAACAGTGCTTGCCCTTACTGAGAGAGTGTCACCAGGGGCCAAGAGTGAGTTTAGCATCGGTGTCCTTCTGGGACGAGCCTCTGGGCTTTCTGACGAGGAAGAGAGAGGTGCTGCAAGACAAACGCAGCTACAGTGACTCTGACCTCAGCAAGATCGCAGTAAATCAG GATCTGGAGTTGAGTCCATACTGCAACTCAGAAGCTGGAAATGAAAGACAGGTTTGCGTAAAGGATCTGACACAACCTGATCTGAGACCAGCTAGTCCGATCCTTGCCAGCATCAAACAAGGCCTCCAGCCAACCAAAATGGAATCTCAAGCACTCAACATGCCAGCTCTGAGGTCAAAGTGCTCAGCTAGAAAGGCACTTCCCAAATACAGCTCCAACATTGAG TTAAGCAGAAATCTACATAATCCAGGCCCAGCCTCAGTTGTTGTTGCTAAGGCATTGGCAGATCATTGTCCACCGGAAGAAAACATCCTGCAAAGATCAGCTCTGCTGCAG GAGGAACTGAACAGTAGTGACTGTGGCTGGGCTCTGCTGCTCACTGAGTCAGATCCTCAGGTTCTCAGCTGTCTGCTGTGGACCTGGCTGGAGAGGTTAAAG GAGCCTGTTCTGAGTGCAGAGGATGTAGACAGGTTGTGTTGTGGTGCCAACAAACGGAAACCTCTCAGTGTGCTCAAGAAG CCACAGAGAGACACCATCTCCTGCCTCCTGAGCTGTGTGAGTACCGTGACCAGCCTGTGTCCACACAGAGAGGATGCAGTGCTGCAACGACTGGTGCAGGCACTTACAAGG tGCCCCCATGAGGAAACTTCAAGCCTGGCAACGTTAATGAAGGTCCTGAAGGCGAGTTTAAGAGAAACCTCCCACAGCTACCTCTAA
- the LOC117448215 gene encoding uncharacterized protein, translating to MAQRHRALPTWMSKKEEKVKEKEPLKSKRKRKTARAVFYCMNEQELVEAAVSYFTNGACDDGALPTDQKVEDKEVDTTVKMRKSPAILKTTVKPVIIEESSDSGDALDSTYVSETDMDITEVETLPYTKGEQHQGAEGQRSGPVQDHSIHVNVELDAEEKEKHSQVLAEVAEEDEEEEEDDDDDALRLVRDIFFT from the exons ATGGCCCAAAGGCACCGGGCGCTGCCGACATGGATGTCGAAGAAGGAAGAGAAAGTGAAAGAGAAGGAGCCTCTGAAGAGCAAGAGAAAACGGAAAACTGCAAG GGCTGTTTTCTACTGTATGAACGAACAGGAGCTGGTGGAGGCAGCTGTCTCATATTTTACCAATGGAGCCTGCGACGACGGTGCTCTCCCCACTGACCAAAAG GTGGAAGACAAGGAAGTAGACACCACAGTGAAAATGAGGAAGAGCCCTGCCATCTTAAAGACGACGGTGAAGCCTGTGATTATAGAGGAGTCCTCAGACAGCGGGGACGCCCTGGACTCAACGTATGTTTCAGAAACTGACATGGACATCACGGAGGTGGAAACATTGCCGTACACAAAGGGCGAGCAGCATCAGGGAGctgagggtcagaggtcaggACCAGTACAGGATCACAGCATTCATGTGAATGTTGAACTGGATgctgaagaaaaagagaagcacTCACAGGTGCTGGCAGAAGTAgcggaggaggatgaggaggaggaggaggatgatgatgatgatgcccTACGTCTTGTGCGAGACATTTTTTTCACCTGA
- the neto2b gene encoding neuropilin and tolloid-like protein 2, which yields MHAVWIFFLLIDEGFALAQQNKDAGSKGVRPSQRPLRSHHCGNWLRTTEGGTFNSPNYPKTYPANKECLYVLEALPRQRIELLFDPTFYLEASFECRFDHIEVRDGPFSFSPIINRFCGSASPGRVLSSGRFMWIRFFSDEELEGSGFRVEYTFTADPEFHLHVGGLLNPIPDCQFELSGADGLIRSSQVDEEYKVKADQAVDCIWTIRAPTNNRIYLRFLEYQMENSNECKKNFVAVYDGSNAIEDLKAKFCSTVANDIMLDTGIGVVRMWADETSRLSRFRMLFTSFADPPCLGSAFFCHSNMCINTSLVCNGIQNCVFPWDEGNCKEKKSKGVFHAITKTHGTVICVSTGVVLLLLIISILVQVKQPRKKVLIRKNNLFQRGDFQEVFDPPHYELFTLRDKEMSGDLGELSEELQSLQALRRSSSGSRCIHEHHCGSQVSVNSIKDSQGAHGLRRGSMDLPALREDFQNALPPFRDLNSSMRKKSWPSMKPARMQGHQGIGERVLGRQDRVMEEEEEEEEDGRYDVYVRRAGSRRGNYEMAQKRSLSMDF from the exons ATGCATGCAG tgtGGATATTTTTCCTGCTCATTGATGAAGGATTTGCTCTGGCACAACAGAATAAAG atgcaggatcAAAAGGGGTTAGACCGTCTCAAAGGCCGCTGCGTTCTCATCACTGTGGAAACTGGCTACGAACCACAGAAGGTGGTACCTTCAACTCTCCAAACTACCCCAAAACATACCCAGCCAATAAGGAGTGTCTGTACGTGCTTGAAG CCCTGCCCCGCCAGAGGATAGAGCTACTGTTTGATCCGACCTTCTACCTCGAAGCGTCATTTGAGTGTCGTTTCGACCACATCGAGGTGAGGGACGGTCCCTTCAGCTTCTCGCCGATCATCAACCGCTTCTGTGGCTCAGCCAGTCCCGGGCGTGTGCTTTCGAGCGGACGCTTTATGTGGATCCGTTTCTTCAGTGATGAAGAGCTGGAGGGGTCTGGCTTCCGGGTCGAGTACACCTTCACAGCAG ATCCTGAATTTCATCTGCATGTGGGAGGACTCTTAAACCCAATCCCAG ATTGTCAGTTTGAGCTGTCAGGGGCTGACGGCCTGATTCGATCCAGTCAGGTGGATGAGGAATATAAAGTGAAGGCCGACCAGGCAGTGGACTGCATCTGGACTATACGAGCCCCGACAAACAATAGG ATTTACCTGCGATTCTTGGAATACCAGATGGAAAACTCAAATGAATGTAAGAAGAACTTTGTGGCTGTTTATGATGGCAGTAATGCAATTGAGGACCTGAAG GCAAAGTTTTGTAGTACAGTAGCTAATGACATCATGCTGGACACCGGTATTGGAGTAGTGAGGATGTGGGCCGACGAGACGAGCCGCCTCAGCCGCTTCAGGATGCTCTTCACTTCGTTTGCAGACC CGCCCTGTTTAGGCAGTGCATTTTTCTGCCACAGTAACATGtgcatcaacacttctctggtGTGCAACGGCATACAAAACTGTGTCTTTCCCTGGGATGAAGGCAACTGCAAAG AGAAAAAGAGCAAGGGTGTTTTTCACGCGATCACAAAGACTCATGGGACAGTGATCTGCGTGTCTACGGGAGTGGTGCTCCTGCTCCTCATCATCTCAATTCTGGTGCAAGTCAAACAGCCACGTAAGAAG GTCTTGATACGTAAAAATAACCTTTTCCAACGGGGCGACTTCCAGGAGGTGTTTGACCCTCCACATTACGAACTCTTTACTCTCAGAGACAAG GAGATGTCAGGGGACCTTGGAGAGCTGTCAGAGGAGCTTCAGTCCTTGCAGGCGCTCAGGAGATCCTCATCCGGCTCACGATGCATTCACGAACACCACTGTGGCTCTCAGGTGTCTGTCAACTCCATCAAAGACAGCCAAGGTGCACATGGCCTTCGAAGGGGATCCATGGATCTTCCTGCTTTAAGAGAGGACTTCCAAAACGCCTTACCTCCCTTCAGGGACTTGAACAGCAGTATGCGGAAGAAGAGCTGGCCCAGTATGAAACCAGCCCGTATGCAGGGCCACCAAGGAATAGGGGAAAGAGTGCTGGGGCGGCAGGATAGAGTgatggaagaggaggaagaggaggaagaagatggAAGGTATGATGTGTATGTACGCAGAGCAGGAAGCCGAAGGGGGAACTATGAAATGGCCCAGAAAAGGTCCTTGTCCATGGACTTCTGA
- the LOC117447632 gene encoding transmembrane protein 116 — MEDHGLLSAEQIDVLTKEYIGLLTLSVIGSFSVLLVSIVRWRNLKKQVHLLVQLALADLLAALILLSTSVLNKVRPNNNEVICHYGLPMTLTFYFISFLLVGVYAWESKNAIQGWRARPTEDEGGQTQCRRRIVTIPVYAIVWLFPIVLYLAYVLTPKNSAPLIPLNEISTIVRNNSRYCTSCILFLDVGRKFCSEDEITHDISIRVILFLVVIPVMISSSVIYYKVGKWYERHEQQGLFPVEGDGRSRRRFKRVFSTSRNMVLVILFCWAPALVLILLSTLMIWTPSIQQRSLFGIYMIQAASVSLQGFLNSMVYAWRRPNFTQAVLGENTPLVTHEHMAFFDESMPTSL, encoded by the exons ATGGAGGACCATGGTTTACTGAGTGCAGAGCAG ATTGATGTTCTCACTAAAGAGTACATAGGGTTACTCACTCTCAG TGTGATTGGGAGTTTTTCTGTCTTGCTGGTTTCCATTGTGAGATGGAGGAATCTAAAGAAACAG GTGCACCTCCTGGTACAGCTTGCCCTAGCAGACCTCCTGGCTGCTCTGATCCTCTTGTCCACCAGTGTCCTGAACAAAGTGAGGCCAAACAACAATGAAGTCATCTGCCATTATGGCTTGCCGATGACACTG ACGTTTTATTTTATATCATTTCTGCTGGTGGGGGTTTATGCATGGGAGTCAAAGAATGCAATACAAGGGTGGAGAGCAAGACCCACAGAGGATGAGGGAGGACAG ACTCAGTGCAGAAGGAGAATAGTCACGATTCCTGTTTATGCCATTGTATG GTTGTTCCCGATTGTATTATACTTAGCATATGTGCTCACTCCCAAAAATAGTGCCCCATTGATTCCACTCAATGAGATCTCAACGATTGTCCGTAACAACAGCAGATACTGCACTAG TTGTATATTGTTCTTGGATGTCGGGAGAAAGTTCTGCTCTGAAGAC GAGATAACTCATGACATTTCCATCAGAGTTATTCTTTTCCTTGTTGTGATACCAGTGATGATATCTTCCTCT GTTATATACTATAAGGTTGGTAAATGGTATGAGAGACATGAGCAGCAAGGACTTTTCCCTGTGGAGGGAGATGGACGTTCAAGAAGGAGAttcaaaagagtgttttcaACATCAAGAAATATGGTGTTGGTCATCTTATTCTGCTGGGCCccag CACTTGTTCTCATTCTGCTGTCTACCCTGATGATCTGGACACCAAGCATTCAACAACGCAGCCTATTTGGTATTTATATGATACAG GCTGCCAGTGTGTCCCTGCAAGGCTTCCTGAACAGTATGGTTTACGCCTGGAGACGGCCCAACTTCACGCAGGCCGTTCTTGGGGAGAATACACCGCTAGTGACACACGAACACATGGCCTTCTTCGATGAATCAATGCCGACCTCTCTTTGA
- the LOC117448046 gene encoding ADP-ribosylation factor 4 — MGLTISSLFDRFFGKKQMRILMVGLDAAGKTTILYKLKLGEIVTTIPTIGFNVETVEYKNISFTVWDVGGQDKIRPLWRHYFQNTQGLIFVVDSNDRERVAESSEELQKMLTEDELKDAVLLVFANKQDLPNALPVSELTEKLGLQALRNKNWHIQSTCATQGSGLYEGLNWLSEALTKN, encoded by the exons ATGGGGCTCACTATCTCTTCACTCTTCGACCGTTTCTTTGGCAAAAAACAAATGAGGATTTTGATGG TTGGCCTTGATGCTGCCGGAAAAACGACTATCTTGTACAAATTGAAGCTTGGGGAAATTGTGACCACCATTCCAACCATTG GTTTCAATGTGGAGACAGTAGAATATAAGAATATCAGCTTCACCGTGTGGGATGTTGGCGGTCAGGACAAGATCAGACCCCTCTGGAGacattacttccaaaacacacAG GGCCTCATCTTCGTGGTAGACAGCAATGACAGAGAAAGAGTGGCAGAGTCTTCAGAGGAGCTTCAGAAGATG TTGACGGAGGACGAGTTGAAAGACGCCGTTTTGCTGGTGTTTGCTAACAAACAGGACCTTCCCAATGCCTTACCAGTCAGTGAGCTTACAGAAAAACTCGGCCTACAAGCCCTCCGCAACAAAAAT TGGCACATCCAGTCAACCTGCGCCACCCAGGGCAGCGGGCTGTACGAAGGACTCAACTGGCTGTCCGAGGCCTTGACCAAGAACTAA
- the LOC117448202 gene encoding E3 ubiquitin-protein ligase RNF12-B-like encodes MGNRFSRTREANSAEAAAPEQKTAAEPAADIGITQVQEAIKTEVLEVVKEEPVAPVPCATQECLIDTKIVDIPFATPHPAVLEPLVSVSEPEPVTEPKPVVEVQLAPAPEPVPEPEALPEPEPVPEPEALPEPEPVPEPEALPEPEPVPEPEALPEPEALPEPMTVPEPEALPEPELVLQPEAFPEPIPESVPAPAEVLEQKIDLFSQGSLPEPVSSSLPLIGLGVPDVTPEPIDIPPITTAIDADEASDILVTEVCQNRVVESVEELMEVEAADNLEQLASDFNEESVSGLLKNLELKGNDLVADLIPNDVNIPGDMTTSTELM; translated from the coding sequence ATGGGAAACCGGTTTAGCAGAACGCGAGAAGCCAACAGTGCCGAGGCTGCTGCTCCTGAGCAGAAGACTGCAGCAGAGCCAGCAGCAGACATCGGGATAACACAGGTTCAGGAGGCCATTAAGACGGAGGTTCTGGAGGTGGTGAAGGAGGAGCCAGTGGCACCAGTGCCATGTGCCACTCAAGAATGTTTGATTGACACTAAAATAGTAGATATTCCTTTTGCAACCCCACATCCAGCCGTACTTGAGCCTTTGGTCTCAGTCAGCGAACCAGAACCTGTTACCGAACCAAAACCTGTTGTTGAAGTTCAGCTTGCTCCAGCTCCAGAGCCTGTTCCCGAACCAGAGGCACTCCCTGAACCCGAGCCAGTTCCTGAACCAGAGGCACTCCCTGAACCCGAGCCAGTTCCTGAACCAGAGGCACTCCCTGAACCCGAGCCAGTTCCTGAACCAGAGGCACTCCCTGAACCAGAGGCACTCCCTGAACCTATGACAGTTCCCGAACCAGAGGCACTTCCTGAACCCGAGCTAGTTCTCCAACCAGAAGCATTCCCTGAACCCATCCCAGAGTCAGTACCAGCCCCAGCTGAGGTTCTGGAGCAGAAGATAGACCTGTTTAGCCAAGGGTCTCTCCCTGAGCCAGTGTCTTCTTCACTTCCGTTGATTGGCCTGGGTGTCCCTGATGTAACTCCTGAGCCTATTGACATTCCTCCCATCACCACCGCCATCGATGCAGATGAGGCTTCAGACATCCTGGTGACCGAGGTATGCCAAAACAGAGTTGTGGAGTCTGTGGAAGAgctgatggaggtggaggctgcaGATAATTTGGAGCAGCTTGCGAGTGATTTCAACGAAGAAAGTGTTTCTGGACTGCTGAAGAACTTAGAGCTGAAAGGAAATGACCTTGTCGCTGACCTCATTCCCAACGATGTCAACATCCCTGGTGACATGACCACCTCCACTGAGCTGATGTGA